CCAGACGAGACGCATCATTCGTCTCGGTCGAGTTCGTGCTCCTCGACTTCGCCGGCGCGCGCTCGCTCATAGGCGTCGAGCAGTCGGCGAGCGTTCGCGGGCGACCGGAACAGGTACGCCGTCTCCTGCCACGCCGCATACTCGTCGGCAGGCATCAGGACGGCAT
This is a stretch of genomic DNA from Microbacterium sp. YJN-G. It encodes these proteins:
- a CDS encoding type II toxin-antitoxin system Phd/YefM family antitoxin — translated: MSITASEARKTLFPLIERVNADRDAVEIVSRKGNAVLMPADEYAAWQETAYLFRSPANARRLLDAYERARAGEVEEHELDRDE